From a region of the Malania oleifera isolate guangnan ecotype guangnan chromosome 12, ASM2987363v1, whole genome shotgun sequence genome:
- the LOC131144180 gene encoding DNA-directed RNA polymerase 2A-like isoform X6, which yields MVTTTIYGVTYVGAHEQIARRLEEKGHITDDGLLFNAACHAAKTVIGELFQAAHNRMCWLGGCARVIALDNQLVRWTTPLGLLAVLPCCKNC from the exons ATGGTGACGACTACAATATATGGTGTTACTTATGTAGGGGCACATGAGCAAATAGCTAGAAGATTGGAGGAAAAGGGTCATATCACTGATGATGGGCTGTTATTCAATGCAGCTTGCCATGCTGCCAAA ACGGTCATTGGAGAGTTGTTTCAAGCTGCTCACAACAGAATGTGTTGGCTTGGTGGTTGTGCAAGG GTTATTGCATTAGATAATCAACTTGTTCGATGGACGACTCCTCTAGGTCTCCTTGCTGTGCTACCCTGCTGTAAAA
- the LOC131144180 gene encoding DNA-directed RNA polymerase 2A-like isoform X4, translating to MVTTTIYGVTYVGAHEQIARRLEEKGHITDDGLLFNAACHAAKTVIGELFQAAHNRMCWLGGCARVIALDNQLVRWTTPLGLLAVLPCCKRYFTI from the exons ATGGTGACGACTACAATATATGGTGTTACTTATGTAGGGGCACATGAGCAAATAGCTAGAAGATTGGAGGAAAAGGGTCATATCACTGATGATGGGCTGTTATTCAATGCAGCTTGCCATGCTGCCAAA ACGGTCATTGGAGAGTTGTTTCAAGCTGCTCACAACAGAATGTGTTGGCTTGGTGGTTGTGCAAGG GTTATTGCATTAGATAATCAACTTGTTCGATGGACGACTCCTCTAGGTCTCCTTGCTGTGCTACCCTGCTGTAAAA ggtatttcacaatataa